Proteins found in one Cricetulus griseus strain 17A/GY chromosome X, alternate assembly CriGri-PICRH-1.0, whole genome shotgun sequence genomic segment:
- the LOC100752166 gene encoding peroxisomal biogenesis factor 3-like isoform X2 — translation MHLPGHSSWRSIYPRKIWTEKIREIQEREAAEYIAQARRQYHFESNQRTCNMTVLSMLPTLREALMQQLNSESLTALLKNRPSNKLEIWEDLKIISFTRSILAVYSTCMLVFLLRVQLNIIGGNIYLNNATVGKNGTTVLSPPDVQQQYLSSIQHLLGDGLTELVTVIKQAVQRILGSVSLKHSLSLLDLEQKLKEIRILVEQHRSPSWIDKDVSKSSLCQYMMPDEETPLAAQAYGLSPRDITTIKLLNETRDMLESPDFSTVLKTCLNRGFSQLLDNMAEFFRPTEQDLQHGNSINSLSSVSLPLAKIIPIVNGQIHSICSDTPSHFVQDLLMMEQVKDFAANVYEAFSTPPTTGEITFFFQEELGSIYIKIIYT, via the coding sequence ATGCATCTTCCTGGGCACAGTTCTTGGAGAAGTATATATCCTAGGAAAATATGGACagaaaaaattagagaaatacaAGAAAGAGAAGCTGCAGAATACATTGCCCAAGCTCGGCGACAGTACCATTTTGAAAGTAACCAGAGGACTTGCAACATGACAGTGCTGTCCAtgctaccaacactaagagaggCCTTAATGCAGCAACTCAATTCTGAGAGTCTAACAGCTTTGTTGAAAAACAGGCCTTCAAACAAGCTGGAAATATGGGAGGACCTAAAGATAATAAGTTTCACAAGAAGTATTTTAGCTGTATATAGCACGTGTATGCTGGTCTTTCTATTGCGAGTCCAGTTAAACATAATTGGTGGAAATATTTACCTAAATAATGCAACAGTTGGCAAAAATGGCACTACAGTTCTTTCTCCACCGGATGTACAGCAGCAGTATTTGTCAAGTATTCAACACCTCCTTGGAGATGGCCTAACAGAGTTAGTCACTGTCATTAAACAAGCTGTACAGAGGATTTTAGGAAGTGTTTCTCTTAAACATTCTTTGTCCCTTTTGGACTTGGagcaaaaactaaaagaaattagAATTCTTGTGGAGCAGCATAGGTCTCCTTCTTGGATTGATAAAGATGTATCCAAGTCTTCACTGTGCCAATACATGATGCCAGATGAAGAAACGCCATTAGCAGCTCAGGCCTATGGGCTTTCTCCAAGAGATATTACCACTATTAAACTTCTCAATGAGACAAGAGACATGTTGGAAAGTCCAGATTTTAGTACAGTTTTGAAAACCTGTTTAAACAGAGGCTTCAGTCAGCTTCTAGACAACATGGCAGAATTCTTTCGGCCCACTGAACAGGATCTGCAACATGGTAACTCCATAAATAGTCTGTCCAGTGTCAGCCTGCCTTTAGCTAAGATAATTCCCATAGTAAATGGACAGATCCATTCAATTTGCAGTGACACACCTAGTCATTTTGTGCAGGATCTTTTGATGATGGAGCAAGTAAAAGACTTTGCTGCTAACGTGTATGAAGCTTTTAGTACCCCCCCAACAACTGGAGAAATTACTTTCTTCTTTCAAGAAGAGCTAGGATCCATCTACATTAAAATCATCTATACCTAG